The Micromonospora krabiensis genome window below encodes:
- a CDS encoding helix-turn-helix transcriptional regulator, with protein sequence MASDVDTAPLVGRADLLREVRSALLDDLAQGHTAAVFLTGESGVGKTRLLREVSTRLREGGALVLTGSCLDIGDASPLHPLLQALRRFDAELTAAQARTSSAVRGLLQMFADETAGPDGAGALLERVSRGLHLIAEGRPLVLVLDDLQWVDRSTRQLLLYLLAGLGDLQLSVLAAVRAESLQGAHPLRRVLTELRRLRSVRVRDLMPLDRADTEQLAAAVVGRPLAAEAAEQVWRRSGGNPFVIEELARDLRDGRDGLSDTLREIFLARVDALPQHAHAVVHAVAAGVEPVDHWLLAQVVRLPEQELIEAVRAAVAHRLLVSADDGYRLRHRLVAEVLQDELLPAERSGLHRRYAEALTSAEAELHQARLAHHWRLAGEPARALPAAMAAAQEAERLHGYAEAHRHWSAALHLADTPTGGPLAVDRAELLGHAAEAAHHSGEHARALALLEDLARADGMSSCALHIRRARYLAAAGRSALAETEYQRVLEAPDCTPRERATAAAHLAELLLHLGRYADAGQRAREALDLAAVVEGSTTEVVLASSALGFSEAYLEDPDAGLAVMRRALATAERSGRPEDVAFAYLHLAELLTGPLNILEEGVVVARRGAERVAELGLGRTWETRLLAIATNGLFRVGQWAEAEKVVAAALRHRPSGADAVELLLARCRLSVGYGDIEAADRDLDAVATVLAGGGARHVIPLLTLRAGLAMWQGRHDLARQAVQRGLTEIRSDDVGILAALVWHGLRAEAEAQASRTVAVDETAVRRLRDVADRVARKSEKAARPVRDVVDGFLALCAAEVGRLNGNDPELWARSVVEWERRNHPYPAAYSRLRQAEALLARRSRVATAGKLLREAYQVAQGLGAVPLMSEIKTLATRARVALDEREQPGDRDAAESRPADDELAVLTAREREVLAAVAEGLTNKEIGQRLFISERTIGVHVSHIFDKLQVRTRVQASAIYLRNGRG encoded by the coding sequence ATGGCCAGCGATGTGGACACTGCACCGCTCGTCGGCCGGGCCGACCTGCTGCGGGAGGTCCGGTCGGCGCTGCTCGACGACCTTGCGCAGGGGCACACCGCGGCCGTCTTCCTCACCGGCGAGAGCGGGGTGGGCAAGACCCGCCTGCTGCGCGAGGTGAGCACCCGGCTGCGCGAGGGAGGCGCCCTGGTGCTCACCGGGTCCTGCCTGGACATCGGCGACGCCTCACCCCTGCACCCGCTGCTGCAGGCACTGCGGCGCTTCGACGCGGAGCTGACCGCCGCGCAGGCCCGCACCTCCTCCGCCGTACGCGGACTGTTGCAGATGTTCGCCGACGAGACCGCCGGGCCGGACGGCGCGGGCGCGCTGCTGGAGCGGGTGTCCCGCGGCCTGCACCTCATCGCCGAGGGCCGGCCCCTGGTGCTGGTGCTGGACGACCTCCAGTGGGTCGACCGCAGCACCCGCCAGCTGCTGCTCTACCTGCTCGCCGGCCTGGGCGACCTCCAGCTCTCCGTGCTCGCCGCGGTGCGGGCCGAGTCGTTGCAGGGCGCGCACCCGCTGCGCCGGGTCCTCACCGAGCTGCGCCGGCTGCGGTCGGTGCGGGTGCGTGACCTGATGCCGTTGGACCGGGCGGACACCGAGCAGTTGGCGGCGGCCGTGGTCGGCCGACCGCTCGCCGCCGAGGCCGCCGAGCAGGTGTGGCGGCGCAGCGGGGGCAACCCCTTCGTCATCGAGGAGCTGGCCCGCGACCTGCGCGACGGGCGCGACGGGCTGTCCGACACCCTGCGGGAGATCTTCCTGGCCCGGGTGGACGCGCTGCCCCAGCACGCCCACGCGGTCGTCCACGCCGTCGCGGCCGGCGTGGAACCGGTGGACCACTGGCTGCTGGCCCAGGTGGTGCGGCTGCCCGAGCAGGAGCTGATCGAGGCGGTGCGGGCCGCCGTCGCGCACCGGCTGCTGGTGAGCGCCGACGACGGCTACCGGCTGCGCCACCGGCTGGTCGCCGAGGTGCTGCAGGACGAGCTGCTGCCGGCCGAACGGTCCGGCCTGCACCGGCGCTACGCCGAGGCGCTCACCTCGGCCGAGGCGGAGCTGCACCAGGCCCGGCTGGCCCACCACTGGCGGCTGGCCGGCGAGCCGGCCCGGGCGCTGCCCGCGGCGATGGCCGCGGCGCAGGAGGCGGAGCGGCTGCACGGTTACGCGGAGGCGCACCGGCACTGGTCGGCGGCGCTGCACCTGGCCGACACCCCGACCGGCGGGCCGCTCGCCGTCGACCGGGCGGAGCTGCTGGGGCACGCCGCCGAGGCGGCCCACCACAGCGGCGAGCACGCGCGCGCGTTGGCCCTGCTGGAGGACCTGGCGCGGGCCGACGGGATGTCGTCCTGCGCACTGCACATCCGGCGCGCCCGCTACCTGGCCGCCGCCGGGCGGTCGGCGCTCGCCGAGACGGAGTACCAGCGTGTGCTGGAGGCGCCGGACTGCACGCCCCGCGAGCGGGCCACCGCGGCCGCCCACCTGGCCGAACTGCTGCTGCACCTCGGCCGGTACGCCGATGCCGGTCAGCGCGCACGCGAGGCGCTGGATCTGGCCGCCGTGGTGGAGGGCTCGACCACCGAGGTGGTGCTGGCGAGTTCGGCGCTGGGCTTCAGCGAGGCGTACCTGGAGGACCCGGACGCCGGCCTCGCGGTGATGCGCCGCGCGCTGGCCACCGCGGAGCGGTCCGGGCGGCCGGAGGACGTCGCCTTCGCGTACCTGCACCTCGCCGAACTGCTCACCGGCCCCCTCAACATTCTGGAGGAGGGTGTCGTGGTGGCCCGCCGCGGCGCCGAGCGGGTCGCCGAGCTGGGGCTGGGGCGCACCTGGGAGACCCGCCTGCTGGCCATCGCCACCAACGGGCTGTTCCGGGTCGGGCAGTGGGCCGAGGCGGAGAAGGTGGTCGCGGCCGCGCTGCGGCACCGCCCGTCCGGAGCGGACGCGGTCGAGCTGCTGCTGGCCCGCTGCCGCCTCTCGGTCGGCTACGGAGACATCGAGGCCGCCGACCGTGACCTCGACGCGGTGGCCACCGTGCTCGCCGGTGGCGGCGCCCGACACGTGATCCCGCTGCTGACCCTGCGCGCCGGCCTGGCCATGTGGCAGGGGCGGCACGACCTCGCCCGCCAGGCGGTGCAGCGCGGCCTCACCGAGATCCGCTCCGACGACGTGGGGATCCTCGCCGCGCTGGTCTGGCACGGCCTGCGCGCCGAGGCCGAGGCGCAGGCAAGCCGGACGGTGGCCGTCGACGAGACGGCGGTGCGGCGGCTGCGCGACGTGGCCGACCGGGTGGCGCGCAAGAGCGAGAAGGCCGCCCGGCCGGTCCGCGACGTGGTGGACGGCTTCCTGGCGCTGTGCGCCGCCGAGGTGGGCCGGCTGAACGGCAACGACCCGGAGCTGTGGGCCCGGTCGGTGGTCGAGTGGGAACGGCGCAACCACCCCTACCCGGCGGCGTACTCGCGGCTGCGGCAGGCCGAGGCGCTGCTCGCCCGGCGCAGCCGGGTGGCGACCGCCGGCAAGCTGCTGCGCGAGGCATACCAGGTGGCGCAGGGCCTCGGGGCGGTGCCACTGATGTCGGAGATCAAGACGCTGGCCACCCGGGCGCGCGTCGCGCTGGACGAGCGCGAGCAGCCGGGAGATCGGGACGCGGCCGAGTCGCGGCCGGCCGACGACGAGCTGGCGGTGCTCACCGCGCGGGAGCGGGAGGTGCTCGCGGCGGTGGCCGAGGGGTTGACCAACAAGGAGATCGGCCAGCGGCTGTTCATCAGCGAGCGGACCATCGGCGTGCACGTGTCGCACATCTTCGACAAGCTCCAGGTCCGTACGCGCGTCCAGGCCAGCGCGATCTACCTACGTAACGGCCGGGGCTGA
- a CDS encoding adenylate/guanylate cyclase domain-containing protein → MSTFVAGPPVPSPRWPVPEERRTVTVLFVDIVGSTALVDRLDPEDVRALQRAYFDTVGRVLRRWHGVVEKYVGDAVMALFGARESDGYDAYRAVRAGLEIQEALDGRPLVDGTTVRVRVGVATGEAVVDLAAARAGGHGVASGAVITTAARLQGYAAPGAVALCAATHRATAGLVTQRQLTPVTVPNRVPPMDVWHAVGVVTPPRPRHDGPLVGHRRELAGARDQIVRAVRERSPRWVALVGPSGSGRSRLLHELTHTVDTVDGVPVRWCVTACPPYPEQPLGPVADLLRGLTGGRPGEPAARDRLAALLAGLLPPSRLTAALSALERLLASPDGGDDAADGAGWCQEVLLRLAARGPVVVAVDDLDRAAPAVDRFLHRLFTAAAARDLPLAVVALHTPDRAGALVAPHRHGVVTVRPLAPVQTGRLLRHLLTRAGRPVSLVDRLLPLVGDRPGHAVAYVRSLVDGTDPRTVPLPEPLHRTVAAELDRLPGAGRAVVMAAATLDARFTPTAVARLLDSTPDEVLPLLRSLFDAGLLVAHTAGTYAIATPALRRVAAGRLPRRTRAVFAARGAAVEPAERTAPRRPGGVRCAPPRVTEPAHGASPPPAVVDRGEPGSAPATATGRHLTVVAPRRPAIPAPERAPHPPGRSRPAVRLPAAVRGAPTTVPEAGSAPRERDGRTTPSSGSAQRDGLATAPVGALLTAAAGPAWTARSSVPPVRRRAPGAARDGHPVPPPAWRPATTRTAPDGVVAALSAAAA, encoded by the coding sequence ATGTCCACGTTCGTCGCCGGGCCGCCGGTCCCGTCGCCACGCTGGCCGGTTCCGGAGGAGAGACGGACGGTCACGGTCCTGTTCGTCGACATCGTCGGCTCCACCGCGCTGGTGGACCGGCTCGACCCGGAGGACGTGCGGGCACTGCAACGGGCGTACTTCGACACCGTCGGGCGGGTGCTGCGCCGGTGGCACGGCGTCGTGGAGAAGTACGTCGGCGACGCGGTCATGGCCCTGTTCGGTGCGCGCGAGTCGGACGGGTACGACGCGTACCGGGCGGTGCGGGCGGGCCTGGAGATCCAGGAGGCCCTCGACGGTCGTCCCCTGGTCGACGGCACCACCGTCCGGGTGCGGGTCGGCGTCGCCACCGGTGAGGCCGTCGTCGACCTGGCCGCGGCCCGCGCCGGCGGGCACGGCGTCGCCAGCGGCGCGGTGATCACCACGGCGGCCCGCCTCCAGGGGTACGCGGCTCCCGGCGCGGTGGCCCTCTGCGCGGCCACCCACCGTGCCACGGCCGGTCTGGTCACACAGCGCCAGCTCACTCCGGTGACGGTGCCCAACCGGGTGCCGCCGATGGACGTCTGGCACGCCGTCGGCGTGGTCACACCGCCCCGGCCCCGACACGACGGGCCGCTGGTCGGCCACCGGCGCGAGCTCGCCGGCGCCCGGGACCAGATCGTGCGGGCCGTCCGCGAACGCAGCCCCCGCTGGGTCGCGCTGGTGGGTCCCTCGGGCAGTGGCCGGAGTCGGTTGCTGCACGAGCTGACCCACACCGTCGACACGGTGGACGGTGTGCCCGTCCGCTGGTGCGTGACGGCCTGCCCGCCGTACCCCGAGCAGCCGTTGGGCCCGGTGGCCGACCTGCTGCGCGGGCTCACCGGCGGCCGGCCCGGCGAGCCGGCGGCACGCGACCGGCTGGCGGCCCTGCTGGCCGGGCTGCTCCCGCCGAGCCGGCTCACGGCCGCGCTGTCCGCGCTGGAGCGGCTGCTCGCCTCGCCGGACGGCGGCGACGACGCGGCCGACGGGGCCGGCTGGTGCCAGGAGGTGCTGCTGCGCCTCGCCGCGCGCGGCCCCGTCGTCGTGGCCGTGGACGACCTGGACCGCGCCGCGCCCGCGGTCGACCGCTTCCTGCACCGCCTGTTCACCGCGGCCGCGGCGCGTGACCTGCCGCTGGCCGTCGTCGCGCTGCACACCCCGGACCGGGCGGGCGCACTGGTGGCGCCGCACCGGCACGGCGTGGTGACGGTGCGCCCGCTCGCCCCGGTGCAGACCGGACGGCTGCTGCGCCACCTGCTGACCCGCGCCGGCCGGCCGGTGTCCCTGGTCGACCGGCTGCTCCCGCTGGTCGGCGACCGACCCGGCCACGCCGTCGCGTACGTCCGCTCCCTCGTGGACGGCACCGACCCGCGCACCGTGCCGCTGCCCGAGCCGCTGCACCGGACGGTCGCCGCCGAGCTGGACCGGCTCCCCGGCGCGGGACGCGCCGTCGTCATGGCCGCCGCCACCCTCGACGCCCGGTTCACCCCGACGGCCGTGGCGCGGCTGCTCGATTCGACGCCCGACGAGGTGCTTCCGCTGCTGCGGTCCCTGTTCGACGCCGGACTCCTCGTTGCCCACACCGCCGGCACGTATGCGATCGCGACGCCGGCGCTGCGCCGCGTCGCCGCCGGGCGCCTGCCGCGCCGGACGCGGGCGGTGTTCGCCGCGCGTGGCGCCGCCGTCGAGCCGGCCGAGCGGACGGCGCCGCGCCGGCCCGGCGGCGTCCGGTGCGCGCCGCCGCGCGTGACCGAGCCGGCCCACGGTGCTTCCCCGCCGCCCGCGGTCGTCGACCGCGGCGAACCCGGGTCGGCACCCGCGACCGCCACCGGTCGGCACCTGACGGTCGTGGCGCCGCGCCGCCCGGCGATTCCCGCACCGGAGCGGGCGCCGCACCCACCAGGACGCTCCCGGCCCGCGGTCCGGCTCCCCGCCGCCGTACGCGGCGCGCCCACCACCGTTCCTGAAGCGGGCTCGGCGCCCCGCGAGCGGGACGGGAGGACCACGCCGTCGTCCGGCTCGGCGCAACGCGACGGCCTCGCGACGGCACCGGTCGGAGCGCTCCTGACGGCGGCCGCGGGGCCTGCCTGGACCGCCCGGTCGTCGGTGCCGCCGGTGCGACGGCGAGCACCCGGCGCGGCCCGGGACGGCCATCCGGTGCCGCCCCCGGCGTGGCGCCCCGCGACGACCCGAACCGCACCGGACGGCGTGGTGGCGGCGCTCTCGGCGGCGGCCGCCTGA
- a CDS encoding dienelactone hydrolase family protein, whose translation MPSVVLFHSVYGLRPAVLAAADRMRAAGHQVVTPDLYGVPPVDTVEDGFALLEKIGRDVVLDRARDAVDELPARTVLAGMSMGAGIAGALLAERPETAGLLLLHGSGGSPEAVRPGLPVQLHLADPDQYEPPDELDEWSRAMTAAGAALEVFRYPGAGHLFTDPDVPDHDPAATEAAWARVRSFLDAR comes from the coding sequence ATGCCATCCGTCGTGCTGTTCCACTCCGTCTACGGGCTGCGGCCCGCCGTCCTGGCCGCCGCCGACCGGATGCGCGCCGCCGGGCACCAGGTCGTCACCCCCGACCTGTACGGCGTACCGCCCGTCGACACCGTCGAGGACGGGTTCGCCCTGCTGGAGAAGATCGGGCGGGACGTGGTGCTCGACCGGGCCCGCGACGCGGTCGACGAGCTGCCGGCGCGTACCGTGCTGGCCGGCATGTCGATGGGCGCCGGGATCGCCGGGGCCCTGCTCGCGGAGCGTCCCGAGACCGCCGGCCTGCTCCTCCTGCACGGCTCGGGTGGCTCACCGGAGGCGGTCCGCCCTGGCCTGCCCGTCCAGCTGCACCTCGCCGACCCGGACCAGTACGAGCCGCCGGACGAGCTCGACGAGTGGTCGCGGGCGATGACGGCGGCGGGCGCCGCACTGGAGGTCTTCCGCTACCCGGGTGCCGGTCATCTCTTCACCGACCCGGACGTGCCCGACCATGACCCGGCGGCCACCGAGGCGGCCTGGGCCCGCGTCCGGTCCTTCCTCGACGCCCGCTGA
- the paaI gene encoding hydroxyphenylacetyl-CoA thioesterase PaaI, producing MFDADVASRGLGIELVEAADGAAVARMRVAAGMVNGHDIAHGGFVFLLADTAFALACNSWGPVTVAAGGEITFVRPARAGDLLTARASERTRYGRSGIYDVTVTRDDGEVVAEFRGRSRTLATRPDGHHDSPPPAG from the coding sequence ATGTTCGACGCCGACGTGGCCTCACGCGGGCTCGGCATCGAGCTGGTCGAAGCCGCCGACGGCGCGGCGGTGGCCCGGATGCGGGTCGCCGCCGGCATGGTGAACGGTCACGACATCGCCCACGGCGGGTTCGTCTTCCTGCTGGCCGACACCGCCTTCGCGCTGGCCTGCAACAGCTGGGGGCCGGTCACCGTCGCGGCCGGCGGCGAGATCACCTTCGTCCGGCCGGCGCGCGCCGGTGACCTGCTGACCGCCCGCGCCAGCGAGCGCACCCGCTACGGCCGCAGCGGCATCTACGACGTCACCGTCACCCGCGACGACGGCGAGGTGGTCGCCGAGTTCCGGGGACGCAGCCGCACCCTCGCTACCCGGCCGGACGGCCACCACGACTCGCCGCCGCCCGCGGGCTGA
- the paaK gene encoding phenylacetate--CoA ligase PaaK — MRDRTPRPEDLEPIERASVDELRSVQRERLRWSLRHAYDNVPHYRRAFDAAQVHPDDLRDLDDLARFPFTGKAELRENYPFGMFAVPREQVARLHASSGTTGRPTVVGYTRADLTTWARLMARSIRASGGRPGDRVHVAYGYGLFTGGLGAHYGAEEMGCTVIPVSGGMTERQVMLIRDFEPEVIMVTPSYLLAIVDEMERQGVDPRTTSLEVGIFGAEPWTEDMRREMEQRLDMHAVDIYGLSEVMGPGVANECVETKDGLHLWEDHFYPEIIDPVTGAVLPDGERGELVLTSLTKEAMPVVRYRTRDLTRLLPGTARPMRRIEKITGRTDDMMIVRGVNVFPTQIEELILRTPELSPHFQCVLDRQGRMDTLTVRVERRVGVAVDAAQRAGAALVELVKNTVGVSVAVDVIAPDGVERSMGKMRRIVDQRRAG, encoded by the coding sequence ATGCGGGATCGCACCCCACGCCCCGAGGACCTGGAGCCCATCGAGCGGGCCAGCGTCGACGAACTGCGGTCGGTGCAGCGTGAGCGGCTGCGCTGGTCGCTGCGGCACGCGTACGACAACGTGCCCCACTACCGGCGCGCGTTCGACGCGGCGCAGGTGCACCCGGACGACCTGCGCGACCTCGACGACCTGGCTCGCTTCCCGTTCACCGGCAAGGCGGAGCTGCGGGAGAACTACCCGTTCGGCATGTTCGCGGTGCCCCGGGAGCAGGTCGCCCGGCTGCACGCCTCGTCCGGCACCACCGGCCGACCCACCGTCGTCGGCTACACCCGCGCGGACCTGACCACCTGGGCCCGCCTGATGGCCCGGTCGATCCGCGCCTCCGGCGGGCGGCCGGGCGACCGGGTGCACGTCGCGTACGGCTACGGCCTGTTCACCGGCGGCCTGGGCGCGCACTACGGGGCCGAGGAGATGGGCTGCACCGTCATCCCGGTGTCCGGCGGCATGACCGAGCGGCAGGTCATGCTGATCCGCGACTTCGAGCCCGAGGTCATCATGGTCACCCCCAGTTACCTGCTGGCCATCGTCGACGAGATGGAGCGTCAGGGCGTCGACCCGCGTACCACCTCCCTGGAGGTCGGCATCTTCGGCGCGGAGCCGTGGACCGAGGACATGCGCCGGGAGATGGAGCAGCGGCTCGACATGCACGCCGTGGACATCTACGGCCTCTCCGAGGTCATGGGCCCCGGCGTGGCCAACGAGTGCGTCGAGACCAAGGACGGCCTGCACCTGTGGGAGGACCACTTCTACCCGGAGATCATCGACCCGGTGACCGGCGCGGTGCTGCCCGACGGGGAGCGGGGCGAGCTGGTGCTCACCTCGCTGACCAAGGAGGCGATGCCGGTCGTCCGCTACCGCACCCGTGACCTGACCCGGCTGCTGCCGGGGACCGCCCGGCCGATGCGTCGGATCGAGAAGATCACCGGACGGACCGACGACATGATGATCGTCCGCGGGGTCAACGTGTTCCCGACCCAGATCGAGGAGCTGATCCTGCGGACCCCGGAGCTGTCCCCGCACTTCCAGTGCGTCCTGGACCGGCAGGGCCGGATGGACACCCTCACCGTGCGGGTGGAGCGGCGCGTCGGGGTGGCGGTCGACGCGGCGCAGCGGGCCGGTGCCGCCCTGGTCGAACTCGTCAAGAACACCGTCGGGGTCAGCGTGGCCGTCGACGTGATCGCCCCGGACGGGGTGGAGCGGTCCATGGGCAAGATGCGGCGGATCGTCGACCAGCGGCGGGCGGGCTGA
- a CDS encoding zinc-binding dehydrogenase has protein sequence MRVIEVGAFGGPEVLTLTQVPDPAPGPGELLLRVAVADVLWVETAIRRGLGGAYFPVTPPYRPGVGVAGTVEAVGAGVDPAWAGRRVVARTDERGGYLDRAVVPADATLPVPDEVSLAEAAALLHDGVTAAGLGDLVPVRPDDRVLVTAAAGGLGALLVQRARAAGAYVVAAARGETKREALYRLGADLAVDYAEPGWTARVRAATGGLDVVLDGAGGDYGRAAFTLLRDGGWFSAHGTPAGGFAVPDETDARARRVTVVGIDDVRFTPERRLRYLRDALDAAATHGIRPLIGQTFPLERAADAHRAIEDRSTIGKTLLVV, from the coding sequence GTGCGGGTGATCGAGGTGGGGGCGTTCGGCGGCCCGGAGGTGCTGACGCTGACCCAGGTGCCGGACCCGGCGCCCGGGCCGGGCGAACTCCTGCTGCGGGTGGCGGTCGCCGACGTGCTCTGGGTGGAGACGGCGATCCGGCGCGGCCTCGGCGGCGCGTACTTCCCCGTCACCCCGCCCTACCGCCCGGGCGTGGGCGTGGCCGGGACGGTCGAGGCGGTCGGCGCCGGCGTCGATCCGGCCTGGGCCGGCCGGCGGGTCGTCGCCCGCACCGACGAGCGCGGCGGCTACCTGGATCGCGCCGTGGTGCCCGCCGACGCCACCCTCCCGGTCCCCGACGAGGTGTCGCTGGCCGAGGCCGCCGCCCTGCTGCACGACGGGGTGACCGCCGCCGGGCTCGGCGACCTCGTGCCCGTACGCCCCGACGACCGGGTCCTCGTCACCGCCGCGGCGGGCGGGCTGGGAGCGCTCCTCGTGCAGCGGGCCCGCGCCGCCGGCGCGTACGTCGTGGCGGCCGCCCGGGGCGAGACCAAGCGCGAGGCGCTGTACCGCCTGGGCGCCGACCTCGCCGTCGACTACGCCGAGCCGGGCTGGACCGCGCGGGTCCGGGCGGCGACCGGCGGGCTGGACGTAGTCCTCGACGGCGCCGGCGGCGACTACGGCCGTGCCGCGTTCACCCTGCTGCGCGACGGCGGCTGGTTCTCCGCCCACGGCACCCCGGCCGGCGGGTTCGCCGTGCCCGACGAGACCGACGCCCGCGCCCGACGCGTCACCGTGGTCGGTATCGACGACGTGCGGTTCACCCCCGAGCGGCGGCTGCGGTACCTGCGGGACGCCCTCGACGCGGCGGCGACGCACGGGATCCGACCGCTCATCGGTCAGACGTTCCCGCTGGAGCGGGCCGCGGACGCGCACCGGGCGATCGAGGACCGCTCGACGATCGGCAAGACGCTCCTCGTCGTCTGA
- a CDS encoding class I SAM-dependent methyltransferase — protein MSPHITDAAAWQESWDRQQEAYLPDREHRFTALLDAVDAVTDGAPPRLLDLAGGTGTISLRTLARFPGADVTLVDLDPALLAIAEASLAGRATVVTADLGRPDWTAALPHREYDAVLTATALHWLPADRLTRLYAEIRGVLRPGGILANADHMPDDALPELTKRLTARAQTRRAARYAAGAVASWSDWWERAGADPSLAPLVERRHAIYPAGHGPEWIPPVSWHLAALTDAGFTEVGTLWRGGADAAVVGLR, from the coding sequence ATGAGTCCTCACATCACCGACGCAGCGGCGTGGCAGGAGAGCTGGGACCGGCAGCAGGAGGCGTACCTGCCCGACCGGGAACACCGGTTCACCGCCCTGCTCGACGCGGTCGACGCGGTCACCGACGGCGCGCCGCCCCGCCTGCTCGACCTGGCCGGTGGCACCGGCACCATCTCCCTGCGAACGCTGGCGCGCTTCCCCGGCGCCGACGTGACCCTGGTCGACCTCGACCCGGCGCTGCTGGCCATCGCGGAGGCGTCCCTCGCCGGCCGCGCCACGGTGGTCACCGCCGACCTCGGCCGCCCCGACTGGACCGCTGCGCTGCCCCACCGCGAGTACGACGCGGTGCTGACCGCCACCGCCCTGCACTGGCTGCCCGCTGACCGACTCACCCGGCTCTACGCGGAGATCCGCGGCGTGCTGCGCCCCGGTGGCATCCTGGCCAACGCCGACCACATGCCCGACGACGCGCTGCCCGAGTTGACCAAACGGCTCACCGCCCGGGCCCAGACCCGCCGCGCCGCCCGGTACGCCGCCGGCGCCGTTGCGTCGTGGTCGGACTGGTGGGAGCGCGCCGGCGCGGACCCGTCCCTGGCCCCGCTCGTCGAGCGCCGGCACGCGATCTACCCGGCCGGACACGGTCCGGAGTGGATTCCGCCGGTCTCCTGGCACCTCGCCGCGCTGACCGACGCCGGCTTCACCGAGGTCGGCACCCTCTGGCGCGGCGGCGCGGACGCGGCAGTAGTCGGACTCCGCTGA
- a CDS encoding fluoride efflux transporter FluC translates to MVESDGRRVDPDVDLAVGRDRRELGARPAAVLAAIAAGGVLGALARAGLQAAFPHGPTGFPGATLGINVTGCLLIGVLMAVLRHHDGGPPLARPFLGVGILGGFTTFSTYVVDIRQALGAGAPGVALAYLAATLLGALLAVWAGDTLTERLLGRDGRSAR, encoded by the coding sequence GTGGTGGAGTCCGACGGGCGGCGGGTGGACCCGGACGTCGATCTGGCCGTCGGGCGGGACCGGAGGGAGCTCGGGGCGCGGCCGGCCGCGGTGCTCGCCGCGATCGCCGCCGGCGGGGTGCTCGGGGCGCTGGCCCGCGCCGGCCTCCAGGCCGCCTTCCCGCACGGCCCGACGGGCTTCCCCGGCGCCACCCTCGGCATCAACGTCACCGGCTGCCTGCTGATCGGCGTGCTGATGGCGGTGCTCCGGCACCACGACGGCGGGCCGCCGCTGGCCCGACCGTTCCTCGGCGTCGGGATCCTCGGCGGCTTCACCACCTTCTCCACGTACGTCGTCGACATCCGGCAGGCCCTTGGGGCGGGCGCGCCCGGCGTCGCGCTCGCGTACCTGGCGGCGACCCTGCTGGGCGCGCTCCTCGCGGTCTGGGCCGGTGACACCCTCACCGAACGGCTGCTCGGACGAGACGGTCGGAGCGCCCGGTGA
- the crcB gene encoding fluoride efflux transporter CrcB: MTALLVAIGAAVGAPLRYLTDRAVQARFGSAFPWGTLTVNVLGSLVLGVVVGLPTGPAVTALLGTGFCGALTTWSTLSYETLRLARSGDRLPALANVLGSLAAGLAAASAGYALARAVIG; the protein is encoded by the coding sequence GTGACCGCGCTGCTCGTCGCGATCGGCGCGGCCGTCGGCGCGCCGCTGCGCTACCTCACCGACCGGGCCGTGCAGGCCCGGTTCGGGTCGGCGTTCCCCTGGGGCACGCTGACCGTCAACGTGCTGGGGTCGCTCGTGCTCGGGGTCGTCGTCGGGCTGCCCACCGGCCCGGCCGTGACCGCGCTGCTCGGCACCGGCTTCTGCGGCGCGCTCACCACCTGGTCGACCCTGAGTTACGAGACGCTGCGACTGGCCCGGTCCGGCGACCGGCTGCCCGCCCTGGCCAACGTGCTCGGCAGCCTCGCCGCCGGGCTCGCCGCCGCCAGCGCCGGCTACGCCCTGGCCCGGGCGGTCATCGGCTGA